One window from the genome of Solea solea chromosome 13, fSolSol10.1, whole genome shotgun sequence encodes:
- the nrsn1 gene encoding neurensin-1, whose translation MTSCSEICGSEYGEAQASGNYQQYGVRSYLHQFYEECTASIWERDEDFQIQRSPSRWSSLLWKVCLAFGTLILLSGLVVVLVGYSTPTRIEAFGEDDLLFVDSHAVSFNRALDVCKLTGAVLFCVGGTSMAVGLLLSAFAKSYSKEELYLQQKFKERLADLHATVGSPIMRAPTPGEGKVPVTLSKVQNIQPANTKSET comes from the exons ATGACTTCTTGCTCAGAAATCTGTGGGTCGGAGTATGGTGAAGCTCAAGCCAGCGGGAACTATCAGCAGTATGGAGTCCGCTCCTACCTTCACCAG TTTTACGAGGAGTGCACAGCTTCAATCTGGGAGCGTGATGAAGATTTTCAGATTCAGAGATCGCCGAGCAGGTGGAGCTCTTTACTCTGGAAG gtCTGTCTTGCGTTCGGAACACTGATCTTGTTGTCGGGCCTCGTTGTTGTTTTGGTAGGTTACAGCACTCCAACCAGGATTGAGGCATTTGGCGAGGATGATCTTCTTTTTGTTGACAG CCATGCTGTAAGTTTCAACCGTGCCCTGGATGTCTGTAAGCTGACTGGTgctgtgttgttctgtgtggGAGGCACCTCCATGGCTGTGGGCCTCCTGCTGTCTGCCTTTGCCAAGAGCTACTCCAAAGAAGAGCTGTATCTGCAACAGAAGTTTAAGGAAAGGTTGGCAGATCTGCACGCAACAGTCG GTTCTCCCATAATGAGAGCACCCACTCCTGGCGAGGGTAAGGTGCCAGTCACACTCTCTAAAGTCCAGAACATCCAGCCAGCGAATACAAAGTCGGAAACCTGA